A genomic window from Filimonas effusa includes:
- the thiH gene encoding 2-iminoacetate synthase ThiH, with translation MFTNIFDTYNWHEVKQSILAKTGEDVLAALHKEKRSLEDFKALLSPAAIPFLEQMAQMSHLRTQKRFGKTIQMYVPLYLSNECQNICTYCAFSLDNKIKRRTLSDAEILQEVKVIKDMGFDHILLVTGEAMHTVGVSYLRNAIRLVKPFFSHISMEVQPLDQDDYAQLVEEGLNTVLVYQETYFKENYKKYHPKGKKSNFNYRLETPDRLGKAGIHKIGLGTLIGLEDWRTDCFFTALHLRYLEKQYWQTKYSVSFPRLRPIDKESTGTAGKKSFETYMNDRELVQLICAWRLFSEELEIAISTREREVFRDNAVKLGVTSMSAASKTNPGGYVVAPESLEQFEISDDRPVDVITGMIRRQGYEPVWKDWDRSFS, from the coding sequence ATGTTCACTAATATTTTCGATACCTATAACTGGCATGAGGTAAAACAAAGTATCCTGGCAAAAACGGGAGAAGATGTTCTTGCTGCACTCCATAAGGAAAAACGCTCGCTGGAAGACTTTAAAGCCCTGCTTTCTCCGGCAGCAATACCTTTCCTGGAACAAATGGCGCAGATGAGCCATTTGCGTACACAAAAGCGTTTCGGGAAAACCATCCAGATGTATGTGCCGCTTTATCTAAGCAATGAATGCCAGAATATCTGTACCTACTGCGCATTTAGCCTTGATAACAAGATCAAACGCAGGACACTTTCCGATGCTGAAATTCTACAGGAGGTAAAGGTTATCAAGGATATGGGTTTTGATCATATCCTGCTGGTTACCGGCGAAGCTATGCATACAGTAGGAGTGTCGTATCTGCGTAATGCTATCAGGTTGGTAAAACCCTTCTTCTCCCATATCTCAATGGAAGTGCAGCCGCTTGATCAGGACGACTATGCGCAATTGGTGGAAGAGGGGTTGAATACAGTACTGGTATACCAGGAAACTTATTTTAAGGAAAATTATAAGAAATACCATCCTAAGGGCAAAAAGTCAAATTTTAATTACCGCCTCGAAACGCCCGACAGGCTTGGGAAAGCAGGTATTCATAAAATAGGATTGGGTACATTGATAGGCTTGGAGGATTGGCGCACCGACTGCTTCTTTACCGCCCTGCATTTGCGTTACCTGGAAAAGCAATACTGGCAAACAAAGTATTCTGTTTCTTTTCCCAGGTTGAGGCCTATAGATAAAGAAAGTACTGGCACTGCCGGGAAAAAATCTTTTGAAACCTATATGAATGATCGTGAGCTGGTACAGCTTATCTGCGCCTGGCGGTTGTTTAGTGAAGAGCTTGAAATTGCTATTTCCACACGTGAACGGGAAGTGTTTCGCGACAATGCAGTAAAATTGGGTGTTACCAGTATGAGCGCTGCGTCGAAAACAAATCCCGGTGGTTATGTGGTAGCACCGGAATCGCTTGAGCAGTTCGAAATATCGGACGACAGGCCGGTAGACGTTATTACAGGGATGATCCGGCGGCAAGGTTATGAGCCCGTATGGAAAGACTGGGATAGATCATTTAGCTGA
- a CDS encoding thiazole synthase, protein MQVLNIADKTFRSRLFLGTGKFGTPQQMEEAVLASQSELVTVALKRVDLTTDSDTLLAHLQHPGVHLLPNTSGARNAREAVFAAQLAREALETNWLKLEIHPDPKYLLPDAIETLKATEELAKLGFVILPYIHADPVLCKQLENAGTAAVMPLGAPIGTNKGLRTFDFLEIIIEQSKVPVIIDAGIGAPSDAAKAMEMGADAVLVNTAIAVAGNPAKMANAFRLAVEAGREAYEAKLGAVLQHAQASSPLTSFLEL, encoded by the coding sequence ATGCAGGTGCTTAATATCGCAGATAAAACATTCCGGTCCAGGCTGTTCCTGGGTACGGGGAAATTTGGTACGCCGCAACAGATGGAGGAGGCGGTGCTGGCTTCACAATCTGAACTGGTAACAGTGGCATTGAAGCGTGTTGATCTCACTACCGATTCCGATACATTACTGGCGCATTTACAACATCCGGGTGTTCACCTTTTGCCTAATACTTCCGGCGCACGTAATGCCCGCGAAGCGGTGTTTGCGGCACAACTTGCAAGAGAGGCGCTGGAAACCAACTGGCTGAAACTTGAAATCCATCCCGATCCTAAATACCTGTTGCCGGATGCTATTGAAACATTGAAGGCTACAGAGGAACTGGCAAAACTGGGATTTGTAATATTGCCTTATATCCATGCCGACCCGGTATTATGTAAGCAGCTGGAAAATGCCGGAACAGCAGCTGTAATGCCTCTGGGGGCTCCTATAGGAACAAACAAAGGACTCCGGACCTTCGATTTCCTGGAAATTATCATAGAGCAGTCTAAAGTTCCGGTAATCATCGATGCCGGCATTGGTGCGCCGTCCGATGCGGCAAAAGCGATGGAAATGGGCGCCGATGCGGTGCTGGTGAATACTGCCATTGCAGTTGCCGGCAACCCTGCAAAAATGGCAAATGCCTTCCGTCTGGCAGTAGAAGCCGGCCGTGAAGCCTATGAGGCAAAACTAGGTGCTGTTCTGCAACATGCACAGGCCAGCAGCCCGCTGACCTCTTTCCTGGAATTATAA
- a CDS encoding HesA/MoeB/ThiF family protein has translation MFNIDELNRYMKQLLLPEVGIAGQEQLKQAKVLVVGAGGLGCPILQYLAAIGIGTLGMVDGDVVDVSNLHRQVLYMNADIGRNKTVAAAEKLAAQNPHVILQQHPVFLNEENCAALMKDYDLIIDGCDNFATRYVVNDTAVALNKPLVYGSILGYEAQLAIFNYKGSKHLRHLFPEPPNPEDVPSCSVNGVLGTVPGILGTLMAQAAVSVLLGNPQFVNTFIVLNTLTLDRVKLSF, from the coding sequence ATGTTTAACATAGATGAACTGAACAGGTATATGAAGCAGCTGCTGTTGCCCGAGGTGGGTATTGCCGGCCAGGAGCAATTAAAGCAGGCAAAAGTGCTGGTGGTAGGTGCCGGAGGGCTTGGTTGTCCTATACTCCAATACCTCGCAGCCATAGGCATCGGAACCCTGGGGATGGTGGATGGCGATGTGGTGGATGTTTCTAATCTGCACAGGCAGGTGTTGTATATGAATGCCGATATAGGCAGAAATAAAACAGTTGCTGCTGCCGAAAAGCTGGCAGCGCAAAATCCTCACGTTATATTACAGCAGCATCCGGTATTTCTTAATGAAGAGAACTGTGCAGCGCTGATGAAAGATTACGACCTTATTATAGATGGCTGCGATAATTTTGCTACCCGTTATGTCGTGAATGATACAGCTGTTGCATTAAATAAACCACTGGTATATGGCAGTATTCTTGGATACGAAGCGCAGCTGGCTATCTTTAATTATAAAGGAAGTAAACACCTGCGTCACTTGTTCCCGGAGCCGCCAAATCCTGAAGATGTTCCCAGTTGTTCCGTGAATGGCGTATTGGGTACTGTGCCCGGGATCCTGGGCACACTTATGGCCCAGGCTGCTGTTTCTGTTTTGCTGGGTAATCCACAGTTTGTAAATACATTTATTGTACTGAATACACTCACACTCGATAGGGTGAAGCTGAGTTTTTAG
- a CDS encoding TonB-dependent receptor produces the protein MKHLITLLMLVAILCPAFSQQSNKISGKVYDAISKEPVQGAVISAPGVRAMSDARGEFHLLAQGKQITIASVGFDTAFADANGEKLAIALRPHDRLLQQVVVSANRTAEKRSEAPVAIAVISKETIDDTKAQRMDQLLNKVSGVNMIALSNEQHQMSIRQPITTKSLFLYMEDGLPIRTTGVYNHNALLEMNMAAAKTIEVIKGPASALYGAEAIAGAVNVITQAAPAFTSGSISTQIDNLGYKRADAQLGTSLGKWGVIASGYYANRSNGPVDFSDFHKSIATLRTDYKPNDKMNWTNTLAYLDYNADMTGSLDSLKFARKNYTSQQTFTFRSVYALRYKSMLNYQWNKQSSSSLSFLFRDNSIKQNPSYSISAMPNTTDKSKYRGQINENAFQTYALFAQHTQRFNWLNSKVIAGATLDLSPQRYNARFITIHRDINSGIYDSYANSDSLLSNYKTGITNMAGYLDYEFSPVKNVRIVTALRYDAFRYDYTNKLPANKVTGAASTVNNFSRFTPKLGLTYNYRGIGFYGNYSQGYVPPQLTELYSSTAVAPYLLPQTFFNYEVGGWLSLVSNKLYADWSIYLMNGSNEIISVLQPDNTTINQNAGNTRHKGIEYGLTYKTAAGLTVRFSGSGSKHAFIRNVAGGINYNGYEMSGAPRFTGNAEVTYKPTWINGLRVSAEWQHVSGYYMDDLNKTRYKGYDVLNLRTGYQWHGLEIWTNVLNLFNQYYATTATAAFRASGTTYSYNLADPRNITIGLGYRW, from the coding sequence ATGAAGCATTTAATAACGTTGTTAATGCTAGTGGCTATTCTATGCCCTGCATTTTCACAGCAATCAAATAAAATATCCGGCAAAGTGTATGATGCTATTAGTAAAGAGCCTGTCCAGGGAGCGGTAATATCGGCTCCTGGTGTTCGTGCCATGTCTGATGCCAGGGGCGAATTTCATTTGTTGGCGCAGGGTAAACAAATAACAATTGCATCCGTTGGGTTTGACACCGCTTTTGCAGATGCAAACGGAGAAAAGCTTGCAATAGCATTGCGCCCCCATGACAGGCTGTTGCAACAGGTAGTAGTGAGCGCCAACCGCACTGCCGAAAAAAGAAGCGAGGCACCTGTTGCCATTGCTGTTATAAGTAAGGAAACAATAGACGATACCAAGGCCCAGCGTATGGATCAGCTGCTGAATAAAGTGAGTGGAGTGAATATGATCGCACTTTCTAACGAGCAGCATCAAATGAGCATCCGTCAGCCTATTACCACTAAAAGTCTTTTCTTATACATGGAAGACGGCCTGCCCATAAGAACTACGGGCGTTTATAATCATAACGCCTTATTGGAAATGAATATGGCGGCAGCAAAAACAATAGAGGTGATCAAGGGCCCTGCTTCGGCTTTATATGGTGCAGAAGCCATTGCTGGCGCCGTAAATGTGATCACCCAGGCGGCGCCCGCATTTACTTCCGGCAGCATTAGCACACAAATAGACAATCTTGGATATAAACGTGCCGATGCACAATTGGGTACTTCTCTGGGAAAATGGGGCGTTATTGCAAGCGGTTATTATGCCAACAGATCCAATGGGCCGGTTGACTTTAGCGATTTTCATAAGTCTATCGCTACTTTGCGTACCGACTATAAGCCTAATGATAAGATGAACTGGACCAATACATTAGCTTATCTCGATTATAATGCTGATATGACGGGCTCGTTAGACAGTCTCAAATTTGCCCGTAAAAACTATACTTCCCAGCAAACCTTTACATTCAGAAGTGTTTATGCTTTGCGGTACAAGTCAATGCTCAACTATCAGTGGAATAAACAAAGCAGCTCCAGCTTGTCCTTTCTGTTCCGTGACAATTCTATTAAACAGAATCCTTCCTATTCCATATCCGCAATGCCTAATACTACCGACAAGTCGAAGTACAGGGGCCAGATCAACGAAAATGCTTTTCAAACCTATGCACTTTTTGCGCAACACACGCAACGTTTTAATTGGCTGAACAGTAAAGTTATCGCGGGTGCTACCCTCGACCTGAGTCCTCAGCGCTACAATGCCCGGTTTATTACAATCCACAGGGATATAAACTCTGGAATATATGACAGCTACGCCAATTCTGATTCGCTGCTTAGCAACTATAAAACAGGCATTACCAATATGGCAGGTTATCTCGATTATGAGTTTTCTCCTGTGAAAAATGTTAGAATTGTAACAGCCCTGCGATACGATGCGTTTCGTTACGATTACACTAACAAGTTGCCGGCAAACAAGGTTACCGGCGCCGCTTCCACCGTTAATAACTTCAGCAGGTTTACGCCCAAGCTGGGACTCACTTACAACTATAGAGGTATAGGCTTTTATGGTAACTATAGCCAGGGCTATGTGCCGCCGCAGCTTACAGAGCTTTACAGTTCTACAGCAGTAGCGCCTTATCTGCTTCCGCAAACATTTTTTAATTATGAAGTGGGAGGCTGGTTGTCGCTGGTAAGTAATAAGCTGTATGCCGATTGGAGTATCTATTTAATGAATGGCAGTAATGAGATCATTTCTGTGTTGCAGCCCGATAACACCACAATAAATCAGAACGCAGGAAACACAAGGCATAAAGGGATTGAATACGGGCTTACTTATAAAACGGCGGCGGGCCTGACCGTACGTTTCAGCGGATCCGGTTCAAAACATGCTTTCATCCGGAATGTGGCAGGAGGCATTAACTATAATGGCTATGAAATGAGTGGCGCTCCCCGGTTTACAGGTAACGCAGAAGTGACTTATAAACCCACATGGATAAACGGCTTGAGAGTAAGTGCCGAATGGCAGCATGTCTCCGGCTACTATATGGATGACCTCAATAAAACAAGATATAAGGGATACGATGTTCTGAACCTGAGAACAGGATACCAATGGCACGGGCTGGAAATATGGACAAATGTATTAAACCTGTTTAACCAGTATTATGCAACAACAGCTACTGCTGCTTTCAGGGCCAGTGGTACTACCTATTCCTATAATCTCGCAGACCCCCGCAACATTACAATAGGTTTAGGATATAGGTGGTAG